A part of Pirellulales bacterium genomic DNA contains:
- the hisA gene encoding 1-(5-phosphoribosyl)-5-[(5-phosphoribosylamino)methylideneamino]imidazole-4-carboxamide isomerase has translation MQIWPAIDLRGGQCVRLKQGDYAQETVYSAQPADMARHWVSLGAQYLHLVDLDGARDGQPTNLPAVQQILAAVTIPCELGGGIRDAATIKLLLDAGLTRLVLGTRAIADQTWFRNTVRQFPGRLVMGIDAKDGLVATHGWLSVSETRAIDLAREFENEPLAAIIYTDIATDGMLAGPNLPAMDEMRRAVQLPVIASGGITTAEDVRQLAKLPMAGAIIGRALYENRLTLPEALAAAVLRN, from the coding sequence ATGCAAATTTGGCCAGCCATTGATCTGCGGGGTGGGCAGTGCGTCCGCCTCAAACAAGGGGATTATGCCCAAGAAACCGTCTATAGCGCTCAGCCCGCCGACATGGCCCGTCACTGGGTGAGCCTGGGCGCGCAGTATTTGCACCTCGTTGACCTGGACGGAGCAAGGGATGGCCAACCGACCAACCTGCCCGCCGTACAGCAGATTTTGGCCGCGGTCACCATCCCCTGCGAATTGGGCGGGGGGATCCGCGACGCCGCAACCATCAAACTACTGCTGGATGCCGGCCTAACCCGCCTGGTCCTGGGGACGCGGGCAATCGCCGACCAAACCTGGTTTCGCAACACCGTGCGGCAGTTTCCCGGGCGATTGGTCATGGGGATCGACGCCAAGGATGGCCTGGTTGCCACGCATGGCTGGCTGAGTGTCAGCGAGACGCGGGCGATCGATCTGGCCAGGGAATTTGAAAACGAACCGCTAGCGGCGATCATCTATACCGACATCGCCACCGATGGCATGCTGGCCGGGCCAAATCTTCCCGCCATGGACGAGATGCGCCGGGCGGTGCAATTACCAGTCATTGCCAGCGGCGGCATCACTACGGCCGAGGACGTGCGGCAACTAGCCAAACTGCCAATGGCCGGGGCGATCATCGGCCGTGCGCTGTACGAAAATCGCCTCACGCTGCCGGAGGCGTTGGCGGCGGCAGTGCTGCGCAATTAA
- the yajC gene encoding preprotein translocase subunit YajC, which produces MIGKLRPLCLLGLIWLAAPTSGTAAPPMGGVVAGGNAALWAPTTLWAQAAAEQPAQEEQPLGSLILQYFPLIILPILFMLMVSRPQQQAAKEQEERLGRLKKNSRVVTRGGIYGTVYSVDREQNRVTLKVDEATNTKIEVTLNSIETVLEEPAATDAKS; this is translated from the coding sequence ATGATCGGAAAATTGAGACCCCTGTGCCTGTTAGGCCTCATTTGGCTTGCGGCCCCTACATCCGGCACCGCCGCACCGCCGATGGGGGGGGTTGTTGCCGGGGGTAACGCCGCTCTTTGGGCACCAACCACTCTTTGGGCGCAGGCCGCCGCCGAGCAGCCCGCGCAAGAAGAGCAACCGCTGGGCAGCCTGATTTTGCAGTATTTTCCCCTGATAATCCTCCCTATTTTGTTTATGTTGATGGTCAGTCGCCCCCAACAGCAAGCGGCCAAGGAACAAGAAGAAAGGTTGGGGCGGTTAAAAAAGAATTCGCGGGTGGTGACCCGGGGGGGAATTTATGGGACAGTGTATAGCGTCGATCGCGAGCAAAACCGGGTAACTTTAAAAGTGGACGAAGCGACCAACACCAAGATCGAGGTGACGTTAAATTCCATTGAGACGGTGTTGGAGGAACCGGCGGCGACTGATGCGAAAAGCTAA
- a CDS encoding zinc-binding dehydrogenase, giving the protein MPLAVVNYAPEKHSVELRDVPAPQIGPADVLLQVAAVGVCGSDLHQWTSEHSWPVNYPVVLGHEFGGVITAVGEHVTGWRAGDRAVSETAAVINPDSPLSRAGLYNLDPTRKGFGYGVNGAMTRLVRVPARCLHRVPDSLPWEVAALTEPCSVAYNAVVQHATIKPGDRVLVLGPGPIGILCAAMAKLQGGIVAVAGLPRDETRLAVARQYGCQTITGNPVDWARQTSEISDGLGVEGVVDAAGVSATFVTALEAVRPNGWISKVGWGKAPIGISLDPLVQKNITLHGSFSHNWPIWERVLRLLTAGLLDVRPIIGGIWPLADWHTAFEKMHAGEIVKAVLRPE; this is encoded by the coding sequence ATGCCGCTCGCTGTTGTCAATTACGCACCGGAAAAGCATTCCGTGGAATTGCGGGACGTTCCCGCGCCCCAGATCGGTCCCGCCGATGTGCTGCTCCAGGTCGCCGCGGTCGGCGTGTGTGGTAGTGACCTTCACCAATGGACCAGCGAGCATAGCTGGCCCGTCAATTATCCCGTGGTCCTGGGGCATGAGTTTGGCGGCGTGATTACCGCCGTGGGAGAGCACGTCACCGGTTGGCGGGCGGGGGACCGGGCCGTCAGCGAAACCGCCGCGGTCATCAATCCCGATTCGCCGCTTTCACGCGCGGGTTTGTATAATCTGGATCCCACGCGCAAGGGGTTTGGCTATGGCGTGAACGGGGCGATGACCCGGCTGGTGCGCGTCCCCGCGCGGTGCCTGCACCGCGTGCCGGACAGTCTGCCGTGGGAAGTAGCCGCCCTGACCGAACCATGCAGCGTGGCGTACAACGCGGTGGTCCAGCACGCGACGATAAAGCCCGGCGACCGCGTGCTGGTCCTGGGGCCGGGGCCGATTGGCATTCTCTGCGCGGCGATGGCCAAATTGCAAGGGGGGATCGTGGCGGTGGCGGGACTGCCGCGCGATGAAACCCGCCTGGCCGTCGCCCGGCAATACGGCTGCCAGACCATCACCGGCAATCCCGTCGATTGGGCCAGACAAACCAGCGAAATCAGCGATGGCCTGGGCGTGGAGGGGGTCGTCGACGCCGCGGGTGTCAGCGCGACTTTTGTTACCGCTTTGGAAGCGGTGCGGCCCAACGGCTGGATCAGCAAAGTCGGCTGGGGGAAGGCCCCGATTGGGATTTCGCTCGATCCCCTGGTGCAAAAAAACATCACCCTGCATGGTAGCTTTAGCCACAACTGGCCGATTTGGGAGCGGGTGCTAAGGCTATTAACCGCCGGGCTATTGGATGTGCGGCCGATCATCGGCGGGATCTGGCCCTTGGCGGATTGGCACACCGCGTTTGAAAAAATGCACGCCGGAGAGATTGTGAAAGCGGTCCTCCGGCCGGAGTAA
- a CDS encoding mobile mystery protein B: MDDLEGETPLDLREGLLDPSIVNRRQLSIAEAQNLHDATIKYLAGTPSRKLAPFNYTWVLRLHAEMFGKVWDWAGTIRAVELNLGSQPALIVEQLQQLLADLVYWRKHWPDPLEQAVHLHYRAVKIHPFRNGNGRWSRMLASIWLKQRRHPLPVWPAEVGSQVSSLRQEYIDCLKVADAGNLRLLYELHHRLLPK; the protein is encoded by the coding sequence TTGGATGACCTGGAAGGTGAAACACCCTTGGATCTACGCGAGGGCCTGCTGGACCCGTCGATTGTTAATCGTCGACAGTTGTCCATCGCGGAAGCACAAAATTTACATGACGCGACCATTAAATACCTGGCGGGCACTCCCTCACGCAAACTAGCCCCGTTTAACTACACATGGGTCTTACGCTTGCATGCGGAAATGTTTGGAAAAGTATGGGATTGGGCGGGAACGATACGAGCCGTGGAACTCAATTTGGGGAGCCAACCGGCGCTGATCGTGGAGCAGTTGCAACAGTTGCTTGCCGATCTGGTATACTGGAGGAAACATTGGCCCGACCCCCTTGAGCAAGCTGTTCATCTGCATTATCGCGCCGTTAAAATCCATCCCTTTCGCAACGGAAACGGGCGTTGGTCAAGAATGCTAGCCAGTATTTGGCTGAAGCAACGTCGCCACCCCCTGCCTGTCTGGCCCGCCGAAGTTGGCAGCCAAGTGAGTTCCTTGCGGCAAGAGTATATTGATTGCCTGAAAGTGGCGGATGCGGGGAACTTGCGCCTTCTCTACGAACTGCATCATCGACTGTTGCCAAAGTAG
- a CDS encoding LysM peptidoglycan-binding domain-containing protein, with translation MFDQRKKLIWVGGIAIVGLALAFCFQKGPPSGLPAANWSPQPGTTSPTLPISASTPLPQAEPRLTGQIMPHQPGLPDMPGGFAQAPRPLESAPHDPFLGRSPETSAGALFPASASVAQSHPEPSSLAVQPSALIGTPAPLAATTGQPGNTTAETKYDSLRDTVPQFAATPPLANDGWRADDATTGLAAVPGVTSPLSHVQEGAPATGIGGTASASVSSPGGDGSPSTAQTLRPLPLAPVIAAVPPYPAVTSSVENPTATPSAALPVSRIAPPPFEQALPAAGTGAPETTSPYYTPPASGNSVPPRLESYPALVPAGFENLLPTASLRAAPAVMPGDANQDKQPGVRHRVRDGDSLASLAQAYLGDAARAGEIFAANQPQLTNAEVLPLGWELIIPGGPGHNVASSQPGLAALAPPPTLNAVAPANSQLNWPAPLSPPTLPGADSAAGRSITPPQASALGGQGMATFPQSASDRLTVENSASAIPPVPSAYTGWPPAGVGGTAPPPATWANQLGQSSETAVGWLGESLFGPAVRLPAEGERAYLVKPLETWETIAKKFYGDSQLAGRLQQANARRVKDPSRLVPGTLLVIPPK, from the coding sequence ATGTTCGATCAGCGAAAAAAGTTAATCTGGGTGGGCGGTATTGCCATTGTCGGTTTGGCATTGGCATTCTGTTTTCAAAAAGGCCCTCCCTCCGGACTGCCCGCGGCAAATTGGTCCCCCCAACCGGGGACGACTAGTCCCACGTTGCCCATCTCGGCGTCCACTCCGCTTCCCCAGGCAGAACCACGATTAACGGGGCAAATCATGCCCCATCAGCCGGGTTTGCCGGACATGCCGGGGGGGTTCGCCCAGGCGCCTCGCCCGCTGGAATCCGCGCCGCATGATCCCTTTTTGGGACGCTCCCCGGAAACCTCGGCGGGAGCATTGTTTCCGGCCAGCGCATCCGTGGCCCAATCCCATCCGGAACCGTCTAGCCTGGCTGTTCAGCCTTCCGCGCTTATCGGCACCCCCGCGCCGTTAGCGGCTACGACTGGACAACCGGGAAATACCACCGCCGAAACAAAATACGATTCCCTCAGAGATACTGTGCCCCAGTTCGCAGCGACCCCTCCCCTGGCCAACGATGGCTGGCGGGCGGATGACGCCACGACAGGACTCGCGGCCGTGCCGGGAGTAACCAGCCCGCTCTCCCATGTGCAAGAAGGCGCTCCCGCCACGGGGATCGGCGGGACCGCGTCCGCAAGCGTTAGTTCCCCCGGGGGGGACGGATCGCCATCAACGGCCCAGACACTTCGTCCGCTGCCCCTAGCGCCGGTGATCGCCGCCGTCCCCCCCTACCCCGCGGTAACCAGTTCCGTGGAAAATCCCACGGCCACGCCCTCCGCGGCGTTGCCCGTATCCCGTATTGCTCCTCCTCCTTTTGAACAAGCTCTTCCCGCGGCCGGCACCGGGGCTCCGGAGACGACCTCACCTTATTACACTCCCCCTGCTTCCGGCAATTCCGTGCCGCCGCGGTTGGAATCATACCCCGCGCTCGTGCCGGCGGGATTTGAAAATTTGCTCCCCACCGCCAGTCTCCGCGCGGCGCCGGCCGTGATGCCTGGTGACGCAAATCAAGATAAGCAGCCGGGGGTGCGGCATCGGGTGCGGGATGGAGATTCCCTGGCGTCGCTAGCGCAGGCATATTTGGGAGACGCCGCCCGGGCGGGAGAAATTTTTGCCGCGAATCAACCGCAATTGACCAATGCCGAAGTCTTACCCTTGGGGTGGGAACTGATCATTCCGGGTGGACCGGGACATAATGTCGCGTCCAGCCAACCGGGGTTGGCCGCGCTTGCCCCTCCCCCGACCCTCAATGCCGTCGCCCCGGCAAATAGCCAACTGAACTGGCCTGCCCCCTTATCACCGCCGACTCTCCCCGGGGCGGATTCCGCCGCCGGGCGATCAATCACCCCGCCCCAAGCGTCCGCGCTGGGGGGACAGGGTATGGCGACGTTCCCTCAATCAGCCAGCGATCGACTGACGGTGGAAAACAGCGCGTCGGCAATCCCACCTGTTCCGTCGGCTTACACGGGTTGGCCTCCCGCAGGGGTGGGTGGGACCGCCCCTCCCCCGGCCACATGGGCAAATCAATTAGGCCAATCCAGCGAAACCGCCGTGGGCTGGTTGGGAGAATCCCTATTTGGGCCAGCGGTGCGGTTACCAGCGGAAGGGGAGCGTGCTTACCTTGTCAAGCCGCTGGAAACCTGGGAAACCATCGCGAAGAAATTTTATGGTGATTCGCAACTAGCGGGGAGATTGCAGCAAGCCAATGCCAGGCGGGTCAAGGATCCCAGTCGTTTAGTACCGGGGACGTTGCTGGTGATCCCGCCAAAGTAA
- a CDS encoding orotidine 5'-phosphate decarboxylase / HUMPS family protein: MSHPPIVQISLDLIDLDEALATAQLAIDCGVDWLEAGTPLILAHGAPAVRALRQRFPATPIVADLKIMDGGYLEAELMARAGATHVVVMGRAHDETIECVVRAGRDFGVKVMGDDMGAADRVAEARRLESLGCDYIVHHIGYDYRRELAARGGKPATPLDQLREIVAAVKIPVQAVGGLTIEQAICTPEYGAPLVVLGAPLTVDQYAFRTASNDLPGILREICGRVHEGRGN, from the coding sequence ATGTCCCATCCGCCGATTGTCCAAATTTCGCTTGACTTGATTGACCTGGATGAAGCCCTGGCCACCGCCCAACTGGCGATTGACTGCGGGGTCGATTGGCTGGAGGCGGGGACGCCGCTGATCCTCGCCCACGGCGCGCCAGCGGTCCGGGCGTTGCGGCAGCGATTTCCCGCGACGCCGATCGTGGCGGACCTAAAGATCATGGACGGCGGCTACCTGGAGGCGGAGCTGATGGCCCGGGCCGGGGCCACCCATGTCGTGGTGATGGGGCGTGCCCATGATGAGACGATTGAATGCGTGGTGCGGGCGGGGCGGGACTTTGGCGTGAAGGTGATGGGGGATGACATGGGGGCGGCTGACCGCGTGGCCGAGGCCCGGCGACTAGAGTCATTGGGCTGTGACTACATTGTGCATCACATTGGGTATGATTATCGCCGCGAGCTGGCGGCCCGGGGGGGAAAGCCCGCTACGCCGCTGGACCAACTGCGGGAGATTGTGGCGGCGGTAAAGATTCCGGTGCAGGCGGTAGGGGGGCTGACGATCGAGCAGGCGATTTGCACGCCGGAGTACGGCGCGCCGCTGGTGGTGTTGGGGGCGCCCCTGACCGTGGACCAATATGCGTTCAGGACCGCCAGTAACGACCTGCCGGGCATTTTGCGCGAAATCTGCGGGCGGGTGCACGAGGGACGTGGTAATTGA
- the secD gene encoding protein translocase subunit SecD, translated as MTLWSSLSILFAQAMSAAPAVAPGGDVAGVPFFRQGWFLWLLMIGLVVGTYLLSQALALRWRMGESTVRIFLVLFSLVAGSAVVFFGWPPKLGIDLKGGVNLVYEIDSNIMNSVALNAKDLAEIERVAKKIIPDVKVSIIAGGDGSKNRIQLDLPAGVDAAKSQELANALADVRPTSGGELAFLNKTSTQMFFQRQGTASRETMGTLVNALKQRVNPGGQKEIELRSLGNNQVEIIIPEADPKELELIKDKISSAGTLEFRIVATVTGNETPVINEHTPLINLVKKLRRADPSLPGGYDYSMIPDVVMLGDKPLGRWVLRSPDANVGGRAFTRPAYNGTQILMAYDIYNVTGEDLSRAAPDTQSLERCVSFTLNEKGARKFALMTTEYTKSDLKEKALLGVILDDMLQTAPSLNNAITSGKGIITGNFSEQEISRIVTVLNSGKLPAALNRTPIQENNVSAQLGSDTIRSGAVAMIVSTLAILIFMWVYYGFCGLVADFAVLLNVILVVAFMMLLKAAFTLAGLAGLVLSVGMAVDANVLIFERMREERARGSSLKMAIRNGFARAMSTVVDSNLTTLVTGVVLFAIGTDQLRGFATTLILGLVLNLFTAVYCSRVIFDVAERQGWFKDLRMMSMLGETNFDFVKPMNACITASLILIGAGLFVAVSRGKDLLDIDFSGGSTVQVILNQDNQKLTLSDVRKLIADQPNLPDAEVSEVVNTAGGIEQKMYKIVTTNPDVKVVKPELAKIFEGKLETYFVRADNVTPYTPPKPKSPAVTGVPPLTNIPAASPAEKAAAEKSAEEKPAAEQGPADKGGSDKGASEKAPSAEAPAQPNPATGNSATATPPGTESVPPAAEANSAEQPSPQQPNAEQPTAEQPPAEQPATDKSATDQPAAESTPQEATTPEPAVTTEPASPPEPATPSNDKSSWWRRGKVFAPALLAVILQAEPAPAADTVPAAPAAASENSTTGENAPAASSADATETPSAETSATETPATNSPAPASPATEPVPPASSPESTSAKEAASPAAETTPAATVPPTATVPPESTIPPAATIPPAPVTPAQVTPAQETTPPAPTTSSYDLQSSVKLNFVDSTPAGANQAQLRSNKISRENLQEIFNTVIENKKLEVNRLEFVSEDGDPSPSVPKGVWTVNSSLPPAEFGPLVDAVKAEFNSTPIFPQANIVGQKVAGAAQGNAIWALVVSMIAIVLYVWFRFQNIVFGFAAVIALIHDVLVTVAFLAFSSYLAPYFGWALVNPFKISLEVVAALLTIVGFSINDTIVIFDRIRELRGKSPDITAEMINKAVNQTLGRTILTSGTVLMVTIILYCFGGEEIHPFSFAMLIGLISGTYSTVYIAAPIILWFRGRQPAVAASRAFPALRKEKASA; from the coding sequence ATGACGCTGTGGAGTAGCTTGTCGATTTTGTTTGCCCAGGCCATGTCCGCCGCTCCGGCGGTCGCCCCCGGGGGGGATGTGGCGGGTGTCCCCTTTTTTCGGCAAGGCTGGTTTTTGTGGTTGTTGATGATTGGCTTGGTCGTGGGGACGTACCTGCTGTCCCAGGCGCTGGCCTTGCGCTGGCGGATGGGAGAGTCGACCGTGCGCATCTTTTTGGTGCTGTTTTCATTGGTGGCGGGGAGCGCGGTGGTGTTTTTTGGCTGGCCGCCAAAGCTGGGGATCGACCTCAAGGGGGGGGTCAATCTGGTCTACGAGATTGACAGCAACATCATGAATTCGGTCGCGCTGAATGCCAAGGATTTGGCCGAAATCGAACGCGTCGCCAAAAAAATCATACCCGATGTCAAAGTCAGCATCATAGCCGGGGGGGATGGATCCAAAAACCGGATTCAACTGGATCTGCCCGCGGGCGTGGACGCGGCCAAATCCCAAGAACTGGCCAACGCGCTCGCGGATGTGCGGCCCACTTCCGGGGGGGAACTGGCATTTTTGAACAAGACCAGCACGCAGATGTTTTTTCAGCGCCAGGGAACCGCCTCGCGCGAGACCATGGGGACGCTGGTCAACGCGCTCAAGCAGCGGGTCAATCCCGGTGGCCAAAAAGAAATTGAACTTCGTAGCCTGGGAAATAACCAGGTGGAAATTATCATCCCAGAGGCCGACCCTAAGGAACTGGAACTGATCAAGGACAAGATCAGTTCGGCGGGGACGCTGGAATTTCGGATCGTGGCCACGGTCACTGGCAATGAGACCCCCGTTATTAATGAACACACGCCGCTGATCAATCTGGTCAAGAAACTTCGGCGGGCGGATCCCTCCCTCCCTGGGGGATACGATTACAGCATGATTCCCGATGTGGTCATGCTGGGGGATAAACCGCTCGGCCGGTGGGTGCTGCGTTCGCCCGATGCCAATGTCGGGGGCCGGGCGTTTACCCGCCCCGCCTATAACGGCACGCAAATCTTGATGGCGTACGACATTTATAACGTCACCGGCGAAGACCTGAGCCGCGCCGCCCCCGACACCCAGTCCCTCGAACGCTGCGTCAGTTTTACGCTGAATGAAAAAGGGGCTCGCAAATTTGCCTTGATGACCACGGAATACACCAAATCCGACCTCAAGGAAAAAGCGCTGTTGGGCGTGATTTTGGATGATATGCTGCAGACGGCCCCCTCACTGAATAACGCGATTACCAGCGGCAAAGGGATTATCACCGGCAATTTTAGCGAGCAAGAAATTTCTCGCATCGTCACGGTGCTGAACTCGGGTAAACTGCCAGCCGCGCTCAACCGCACGCCCATCCAAGAAAACAACGTCAGCGCGCAACTGGGCAGCGATACGATTCGCAGCGGTGCGGTTGCGATGATCGTCTCGACACTGGCGATTTTGATCTTTATGTGGGTGTATTACGGTTTTTGCGGGCTGGTGGCGGACTTTGCCGTACTGCTGAACGTGATCCTGGTGGTCGCGTTTATGATGCTGCTAAAGGCCGCCTTTACGCTGGCGGGGCTGGCGGGGCTGGTGCTAAGCGTAGGGATGGCCGTCGACGCGAACGTGCTGATCTTTGAACGGATGCGCGAGGAACGCGCCCGGGGATCGTCCCTCAAAATGGCCATTCGCAACGGTTTTGCCCGCGCGATGTCCACGGTCGTGGACTCCAACTTGACGACGCTGGTCACCGGCGTGGTACTGTTTGCCATCGGCACCGACCAACTGCGGGGTTTTGCCACAACGCTGATCTTGGGCCTGGTGCTGAATTTGTTCACCGCCGTGTATTGCTCGCGGGTCATCTTTGACGTGGCCGAACGCCAAGGTTGGTTTAAGGATCTCCGCATGATGAGCATGCTGGGCGAGACAAATTTTGACTTTGTCAAACCGATGAACGCGTGCATCACGGCCTCGCTGATCTTGATAGGAGCGGGGCTATTTGTGGCGGTTTCGCGCGGCAAGGACTTGCTTGACATCGACTTTTCCGGCGGCTCGACCGTTCAGGTGATCCTCAACCAGGATAATCAAAAGTTGACATTATCGGATGTGCGCAAGTTAATCGCCGATCAGCCTAATTTGCCTGATGCCGAAGTGAGCGAAGTGGTTAACACCGCGGGGGGCATTGAACAAAAGATGTACAAAATTGTCACGACCAATCCCGATGTGAAAGTCGTCAAACCGGAGTTGGCCAAGATTTTTGAAGGAAAGCTGGAGACTTATTTTGTGAGGGCGGATAATGTGACCCCTTATACGCCTCCGAAACCAAAATCGCCCGCCGTGACAGGCGTGCCGCCGCTAACAAACATTCCCGCCGCCAGCCCCGCGGAGAAGGCCGCCGCTGAAAAAAGCGCGGAGGAAAAGCCCGCCGCCGAGCAGGGGCCCGCAGATAAAGGGGGCAGTGATAAGGGTGCCAGCGAAAAGGCGCCTTCTGCCGAGGCACCCGCACAGCCCAACCCAGCCACCGGAAACTCGGCAACCGCAACTCCTCCGGGCACGGAATCTGTTCCTCCCGCCGCTGAGGCAAATAGTGCGGAACAGCCATCCCCCCAGCAGCCCAATGCCGAGCAGCCAACAGCCGAGCAGCCCCCCGCGGAACAGCCCGCTACAGATAAATCCGCAACCGATCAACCAGCCGCGGAATCCACCCCGCAGGAAGCCACCACCCCAGAGCCTGCCGTAACTACGGAACCTGCCTCGCCTCCAGAGCCTGCCACGCCCAGTAATGACAAATCCAGTTGGTGGCGGCGGGGAAAAGTTTTTGCACCGGCGTTATTGGCGGTGATTTTGCAGGCGGAACCCGCACCCGCGGCCGACACTGTTCCGGCGGCCCCCGCTGCCGCTAGCGAGAACAGCACCACTGGGGAGAATGCACCGGCGGCGAGTTCTGCTGACGCGACGGAAACTCCCTCGGCGGAAACTTCTGCGACAGAAACTCCCGCGACGAACTCCCCGGCTCCCGCTTCACCGGCCACAGAGCCAGTCCCTCCCGCATCAAGCCCGGAATCCACCTCGGCAAAAGAAGCTGCCTCCCCGGCGGCCGAGACCACCCCAGCGGCCACGGTCCCGCCGACCGCCACGGTCCCGCCTGAATCCACCATTCCTCCTGCCGCGACCATTCCGCCGGCACCCGTTACTCCCGCCCAGGTTACACCCGCACAGGAGACCACTCCGCCAGCTCCCACGACATCCAGTTATGATTTGCAAAGTTCGGTTAAGTTGAATTTTGTCGACTCTACCCCGGCTGGGGCGAACCAGGCCCAACTGCGCAGCAATAAAATCAGCCGCGAGAATTTGCAAGAAATCTTTAACACCGTCATCGAGAACAAAAAACTGGAAGTGAACCGGTTGGAGTTTGTCAGCGAAGACGGCGACCCGAGTCCTTCGGTGCCCAAGGGGGTTTGGACGGTGAACTCCTCGCTCCCTCCCGCGGAATTCGGCCCGTTGGTGGATGCCGTGAAGGCCGAGTTTAACTCCACCCCCATTTTTCCCCAGGCCAACATCGTCGGTCAAAAAGTCGCCGGCGCCGCACAGGGAAATGCCATCTGGGCGTTGGTGGTCAGCATGATCGCGATTGTGCTGTATGTATGGTTTCGCTTTCAAAACATTGTGTTTGGTTTTGCGGCGGTCATCGCGCTCATTCATGATGTGTTGGTGACGGTGGCATTTTTGGCGTTTAGCTCCTATTTGGCGCCGTATTTTGGCTGGGCGTTGGTCAATCCGTTCAAGATCAGTCTGGAGGTGGTGGCCGCGCTGTTGACGATTGTTGGTTTTTCGATCAATGACACGATCGTGATTTTTGACCGTATTCGGGAACTGCGGGGTAAAAGCCCCGACATCACCGCCGAGATGATCAACAAGGCCGTCAATCAGACGCTGGGACGCACGATATTAACCAGCGGCACGGTGCTGATGGTGACGATCATTTTGTATTGCTTTGGCGGAGAAGAGATCCATCCCTTCTCGTTTGCCATGTTGATCGGGTTGATTTCCGGTACGTACAGCACCGTGTATATCGCCGCGCCGATCATCCTGTGGTTTCGCGGACGCCAGCCGGCCGTTGCCGCCAGCCGCGCGTTTCCCGCCCTTCGCAAGGAAAAAGCTTCCGCCTAG
- a CDS encoding SAM-dependent methyltransferase: MTQHLFLCESGSESALRDEILREWSSVRVASPAPGYVCAVLPGDTQLPLHSPIYAPHQAGWIPSLAWSRQALPMIERLTATSIQTWGELLGARLITALEGHDRAWRWHLFSYAPVADAEFTPDAAPLPESEGVERFFSKISPRRAGLIQEVVIDYLKRKQKRLLKSLLEPAGTWQPGEVFIQVCLSANDYGWWSSTSEPERNFWQDCLSRFPAGIVQIPSDLQAPARAFAKLAEALEHLDRNILPRQTCVDLGASPGSWTWWAVKQGAFVQAIDRSPLRNDLMRHERVEFSRGDAFKFSPPAPVDWLLCDVAAFPDKIYELLAKWLGHRWCRSFVVTIKFRGGDDYPILSKFKLLLSGSGYDFLLRKLSANKNEVTAMGSLL, translated from the coding sequence ATGACGCAACATCTGTTTTTGTGCGAGTCCGGCAGCGAGTCCGCGCTGCGGGACGAAATCCTGCGCGAGTGGTCCAGCGTGCGGGTGGCTAGCCCCGCGCCGGGCTATGTGTGCGCGGTTCTGCCCGGCGACACCCAGCTCCCGCTGCACTCACCCATTTATGCCCCGCATCAAGCTGGCTGGATTCCCTCGCTGGCATGGTCGCGACAGGCCCTGCCGATGATCGAGCGGCTTACCGCGACTTCCATCCAAACCTGGGGCGAACTATTAGGGGCGCGGTTGATAACCGCACTGGAAGGCCACGACCGCGCTTGGCGCTGGCACTTGTTTAGCTACGCGCCCGTCGCCGATGCCGAATTTACCCCCGATGCCGCCCCTCTGCCCGAAAGCGAAGGCGTCGAGCGGTTCTTTAGCAAGATTTCTCCCCGCCGCGCGGGACTCATTCAAGAAGTGGTGATCGATTACCTCAAACGCAAACAAAAACGATTATTAAAGTCCCTCCTCGAACCCGCGGGGACCTGGCAGCCGGGGGAGGTTTTTATTCAGGTTTGTCTGAGCGCGAATGACTATGGCTGGTGGTCCAGCACGAGCGAACCGGAGCGCAACTTTTGGCAGGATTGCCTGAGCCGGTTTCCCGCAGGTATTGTCCAAATTCCCAGTGACCTGCAGGCCCCCGCCCGCGCGTTTGCCAAACTCGCCGAGGCCCTCGAACACCTGGATAGAAATATTCTCCCCCGGCAAACGTGCGTGGACTTGGGGGCTAGCCCCGGTAGTTGGACCTGGTGGGCGGTTAAACAAGGGGCATTCGTCCAGGCGATTGACCGTAGCCCCTTGCGTAATGATCTGATGCGGCATGAGCGGGTGGAGTTTTCCCGCGGGGATGCTTTTAAGTTTTCTCCCCCTGCCCCCGTGGATTGGTTATTGTGCGATGTCGCGGCGTTTCCCGATAAGATTTATGAATTACTGGCCAAATGGCTGGGTCATCGCTGGTGCCGCAGTTTTGTCGTGACCATCAAATTTCGCGGCGGGGACGATTATCCGATCTTGAGCAAGTTCAAGCTGCTGCTGAGCGGCAGCGGTTATGATTTTTTACTGCGCAAGCTTTCCGCCAATAAAAACGAAGTCACCGCGATGGGAAGTTTGCTTTAA